The window AGGTGGGGGTCTGCCCTCAGATCAGACAGTTGGGGGCCACCAGCTGGCTCTACCCATGAGCTGCTTACCCCAGATGGTCCCCCCACATGTTTGTGTGGAGCCACTAGCCCTGGCCCCAAGGTGGCTTATCTGAGCTAGAGCCTCAGGCAGTATCTGGACAAGATGAAGGCAGTCACTGCACTAAGTTAGCGGGAGAAGGTTGTATGGGGCCCACAGGAGAGACTGAAACCACAAGACTGACCGAGTTGGGTTAGGCTCCCCGATCCTGTGGCGCGAGCAGAGGTATAACAGGATCCTGTCAGAGCCACGGCAGCCACAGAGATCTGAGGGCCAGGAAGGGGGACTCAGGTCAAGCCCTACCTTATTGTCCAGGCCGAGCCCTTAAACTCCCAGTGCTTGAATCTAGATGTGTAGTCTGGAATGACTTGCAGAGGAAGCCATTGCCTGTGGCAAGCAATTAACCCAGGGGAATTCAGCTGAGTCTCTATCCTGGGCAAGCCTGGGGGATCTTAAGTGTAAAAGGGGGATCCCTCTCTCCCTGGTACTTCTGTCCCCACCAGGCTAGCCTCGCCACAGGTGGCATGAGACAGCTGGAGCTTTGAGGATTGTGACCTTATGGGCACCCAGAGCTACATTTCTCAGCCCAGACAAGATATTCTGGCTTCTGCACTCTCTGCCAAGGCAGGAGATGGTGGTGtatccttgaggtcagggacataGGACACAAACAAAGCCACAGTTGAGTGAGCTGGAGGTGTATGAACATGTCTCTATGCCTAGAGGTAGCATTTGTAACCTACATTCCCTGACCTGTCTGCAGACCCTGCTAATCATAGTTGGGGCCCACTGCCACAACTTTTAACCTTTGTCACTCGGGACTGAGAGTCAAGGACTCAGTGGCAGCCCCTGGCCTTGGCCCTGGGACACTGAGCCAATGGCGGGTCTATCCAGTCAGCCAGAGCTCAGTGACTTGCTGCAGCTATCCTGTAGCATGCTTATCAGCTGTCtctttggtcacttgatcgtcCTCAGCATGAACTAGCCCCTGGACACAGCCTCCTGTGTCACAATCCCCTGGAGAACCCAACCAGCTCTTCCAGGGGGGGGTCTCAGTCTCTGCCTGATGTTGAGTCCCATCAGCTCACACATTTGATCTACTTGCTGGCAATGGTGTGGCTCAGGGTTAGCAAGACTCAGGGTCCTCAGGGTTGGGGAGACTCTGGGCACATCACCTGGAGTTGGGAAAGAGATTGTATAGAAGGTGTTGCTTAGGGGTGTTGGAGCAGGGGCAGAGTTGCTAGCCTGCTCTTGGGGGGCATGGGAGTGATTTCTCATTTCCCACACCATGGGTGGAGACGCCCCGTGCTTGTTCATGGCGGAAACCTGAGCCAGTCTGGGAGGATGAGCCGGGCATCTGCTGCATGTGGAGTATCTAGAATATCGGCTGGCGTGAAGGTCAGGCTCAGGGTAGCCCCCAGGGACAGCATAAGCCAGCCCCACACATGTCTGTCTCTGCAGCCACTTCCAGCGTGTGAGCCCTATCACGCCCTCCTGGCTGGGGTACCTGAGGTGAAGGGAGTCACCTCCCCAGTATCTGTTTGCATATCTGTATAAGAGCACAGAATGGTTGTAGGGACAGAATGGCAGCTGTGCTGATCTGGACGCCACCATCATTGTCACTGTCATATGGGTCACTGGCATTGCCACCAGGTGTACTTATAACCACCGAGTGCAACTGTTATGCCTGTGCGCACGCTCACTCAGCGCTCTCCCACAGTGATGAACGGCAGCAGTCACTCACCCACGGCCATCCACGGTGCCCCATCTACACCCAATGGCTTCAGCAACGGCCCAGCCACCTCATCCACCGCCTCGCTGTCCACACAGCACCTGCCCCCGGCCTGCGGGGCACGACAGCTCAGCAAGCTCAAACGCTTCCTCACCACCCTGCAGCAGTTCGGCAGCGACATCTCGCCCGAGATCGGGGAGCGCGTGCGCACGCTGGTGCTGGGGCTGGTGGTGAGTCTACAAGCCATCGGGCACCCGTGTTCCCATGACAGCCTCTGTCACAGGCTCTTTCCCATGACAGCCTCTGTCGCAGGCTCTGTCGTGATGGCCACGACAACCCCATCATGCTCTACCCAGCCCTCAAGCCAGACCTGGAACCCCGTGTGGGTGGGGCATCCGGGTTGGTACATGGGAACCTTTAGATGGGGCGTGGAACTCAAATCTGACAATCTCAACCGTCTCTTTGCAGAACTCAACTCTGACGATCGAAGAGTTTCATTCTAAGCTCCAGGAAGCCACCAACTTTCCACTGAGGCCGTTTGTCATCCCCTTTCTGAAGGTAAACAGAGGCAGCACCCTACAGGCAGCAGGGATGGTGTATACAAAGGtcctgggaaagggggaaagctACTTTCAAATGGAATCCAGTAAGGGGAACAGGTACGCAGAGGGTGAAGAACGTGGTGGACAGGCAGGGAAGTGGCTGGACAGCGGGGTGACGGAAGATGCTATGCCAAACTCAGAGCCCAGACTCAGAGACCGGGGACTCACAGACGCTGGTGACGCTGCACTAGGTCCCTTTGACCCTCTTTTGACCACAACCGCTGAGCAAGGCAGATTCCTCACCCAAGCCCAAACCCTCAGGACAGGGAGCCATGTTTGTTTGTGGGGATTGGGTAGGTGTTTGGTTGGCTGGGTTTTGCGGGctttttcagttgtttggtttttttcagcGCCGAGGTGTGAGCATAGTCTCgtccatgctaggcaagcatcctGCTGCTGAGCCAGGGCTCTGTTCCTTTTgaattttgaggcagggtcttgctaagtTTCctggactggccttgaactctatcctcctgcctcagcatccagtagttgggattgcaggtgtgcactaCTAGGCTCAGTAAGAAGCTGTCAATCTGGTCGTCTGTGAACCAGCGACGCTCGGGAATGAGCCAGGTCCTCACTGGGCCCGTGACTCACAGAAGCTCTTTTACTCTGAGGGGAGAGAGGGCGGCGTGCTTCCAAATGTGTTTGCCCGTGTCATCGCTTTCCACTTAGACCTCTCAGGAGGATGACAACTTGCCCACCACTTAGGGCACCCACCTCCACTGACACCGGAGCCCGGGGTCATTCTTGCCATGCGCCTGTGCTCCACTTTAGGCTCCGCTCCTCCGTACTTGGCCCCTGAGGCTAGAGTCCTCCGTTCACACAGACCAGCTCCACACTAAGTTTTTAAATTGCCATCTTAGACCAAGAATGGATTATAAAGCTCCCTGCACAGATGCCCCTTGACCCCAGGAGGGGGAGGCACAGCCCTGACTCTGTCAAGTTAATAGGCAGGAAAACCGAAGCTTTCACTTTCCCGGCTGGTAGAGACCCAAGGCCGCGGTCAAGCTTGCGTCCCCACAACAGTCACAGTACATGCCCTACCAGCCTCATCCCCTATGGCACCTCACAGGGGGACCCCACATGACATCCATATccactcccctcctccctcccacgcACACCTTGCTGGGCTCACACTGGAGTTAGTGACAACAGAAAAGCCTTGGGTACCAGCACGTAGAGCCACCTGGCAGTGCTTTGGTGTGCATTGGAGGCCCCATTCTCCTCGCCCTCCGCGTACGGCTGACTCTGCTGCTGCCTGTCTTTGGGATGCCATACGCCTGCTTACTCTGTCTGAGCCAATGTTTGCAAGAGATGCCCCGCAGCACTAGCTGCCCCGCCTGCGTCTGGAATATCCCAGCTTCCTTTTCCCATGGTCCCTACCTCAGCTCCCTTCCTGCCTAACCTAGCACAGGATCACCTAAAGTAAGCACTAGGTGGGCCACCTTGCCAAGCACTGCTGTCTCAAGGGACCTCCGCCATTTCATTTCTCTATGCCCGCGTTGGTGGTGTGGGGGCCAGCCCATGTCATAGCTCACCCAGGACCTCTGCATCTCATTGTTAGGGACACTGGGGGGTACTTCTGTCTTCACGATATGGAGCTCCTGGGgtggaaaggcagaaagagtcaAAGGTCAAACCTAAAAATACAAGATTGCAGCCAGTACTTCTAACCTTGTTGCCAAGACACCAGCCAGAGTCCACTGTGTCCTGTCAAAGAGGCATGGCTGCTTTGCCAGGGTAGGTGCCCAGCCCCAAAACACAAGCCAGAGGAAGAAAGGCTCGGGCAGCTCCAgatgcctccctgccctcactgGGTGGGGTCCCCTCTTGGCAGGGCAGAGAGCCCCACAGCACCTTCCCAAATAGTTATGGCCCTCCTGCTTCTACAGAACTTCTCGTGGCTTCCTCTGGAGATCGCTGGGCACGGAGTGGCTACACAGAGCCTGGCTCCAATGGCGGGGCCCTTTTGGGTCCTTTCCTAAGCAAGATGAAACTGTCAGCCCCACAGGTGATAGGGCCACACTGCATCAATTCACGTGGAGTTCACCAGAGCCTGTCACACCAGGGCTTCTAGAGCTCTGGTCTGCCAACGAGTCAAGAGAGCTTGCGTGACCTTCCCAAGACCACACAACTCCTCGGTAGCCCAGCCAGGGTGAGGTGACCCAATCTCATTCAACAGCCTGTGGTGGAGAGGCTCTGTAGAGCAAAGGGAAGCGACACAAAAACTCAGGGCTTAGCTGTCACCTCGGTGGTTCTAGGTGCATTCTACACATCTTTCACCAGAGTCCCATTCAGGACAAAGatggtttaggtttttttttttttttcctacgcATCAAAATCTCCATGCCAAGTGAAGTTGGGGGCCAGACACCCTGTGACCAGCTTGGTGTGACCTCTAAATGATGCCCGGGACTTATGAAAAAGAATGGGGGCTTGTTCTTTCTGGGAAGGAAGTAGTCCTGTACTCCCAGCCAAGGGCTACCGTGTACCTGGACTGTATGGTGGGGCTACCTGATCCTGTGTCCCCTCCACTCTGCCCCACACTCGTCTCCACATAGCTGGACAGTGGAGCTTCACAGAAGCCACCCTACCCGAGGCTCCAGCTCCCAGCTGGCCCCAGCTGGCCAGGACCCCAGATGTTCCCCCACCCGAACAGCAACCAGATGGTGCTTATGCCCAGCCCCCGCCCCAACATGCTGGCCAAGCAGAGGGTGGGGGACTGGTGAGGGAGGAGACTCCGGACTACCGAGACCTCCCAGGACCTCATCCCAGCTCATGCTTCTGACGTGGTCGGCAGATGGTGGGCTGGCCCCCGTTCAGCTATCCAAACAGAAAAACAGGCCTGGCAGCCATACCGCTCAACAAAAACGCATCAGCTGCCTGATGGGCCGCGTAGATGCGCCAACCGAGGCTGAGGAGGTGGAGGCTGGGGAAGGCTGTGCTGGCAGCTTTGAAACGCATGGGAAAGTTTTAGATTGTGTTTATTTACAAATACTTAGAACTGCTGGCTCTCCAGAGAGCCTGCCACTGGGCCCCTGTCCAGCATGCTGAGGGCCAGCCTGTCCCTCTACCCACAGCAGCTCTGGAAAGGCTGACCACAAGCGGTGCATGCCTGAAGACCCTtacccagcactagggagatggAGTCTGTGAGCTCGGGTGGCTTCGTCTGCAGATGGAGAATCTAGTTATGATGTCATGGCTGAGGCTTGGGTTCATGAAGGTCATATTCCTTATGTGCTGATGTCCCAAGTTCCAGCTGTGACCTTTGTTTAGGGCTGAGACTGGAAAGTGGGAGGCAGTAGGGAGAGGAGCTGGGCCTGTGGGGCTTCTGGACGGTGCATTTTGGGAGCTAGAGCAGAGACCCTGTAGCAGCATAGCACCTCGTTTACATCcctatctccccctccccccccaggttGCCTGCCCCCTCTGAACTTtgccttctttctccacaccaagGATGATACGATGCTTGCTTACATGGGGTACTAGTAGGGAGTGTTGGCTGCAGACAGTAACTCAGGAGGTAGCAGCGTCCCTACATTGCTGTGTGCCCAGCGGAGCTCAGGCCTGTCAGTTCCCACTGTGCCATTGGAAGGAAAACCCTAAGGGGACCCAGAGCAGCCCTGAGTCACACACAAGCAGCTCTGGGCTGTCTGCTCCAAACTGGCGCTGTGGGTTTGCACCCCAGTTGATAGCTGCGCCTAAAGCCCCTGTCCTGCCCACAGGCTAATCTACCGCTGCTGCAGAGAGAGCTCCTGCACTGTGCCCGCCTGGCCAAGCAGACGCCCGCCCAGTACCTGGCCCAGCATGAACAGCTGCTGCTGGACGCCAGCACCACATCCCCTGTCGACTCGTCCGAGCTCCTGCTGGAAGTCAATGAGAATGGCAAAAGGCGGACACCTGACAGGTACCAGCCTCTCACACACCCACAGGACAGGGAGGTGACCcaaggaggccctgggttccacagCATCTACTGCTCAATTAGCTATGGACCTCTGGGGTCCCTGGAGGACAGCAGCTCCGGGAGGGGACTAGAACTCATCAGAATTCACTTTTCTCTGTGCTGTTTGTAAACCCTGAGTGACCTGGAGCCTAAGTCCTACGGTGGCTGGGCTGGACTAGAGCTCTTGACTGGCCACAGAGATCCTGGTCCTACCATTACACCACAGTGGGGACCACACCTAGCCCTGGGTGTCTCCCTCTAGCCATTCTTCACCAGGAGCCCCAGAGGAGGTCAGAGTGGGGGGACCAGAACCCAATGGGGCTCCTCTGAGTTTCTGCCTCcgtcctgtctgtctctcctcaccTCCATTATTGTCCTCTATCCAAGACTGGGGCTGATGTCCATTGGCCACCTATTTTCTTGGTCAGGACCAAAGAGAATGGGTCAGACCGGGACCCCCTGCACCCCGACCACCTCAGTAAGCGGTCCTGCACCCTGAGCCCTGCCCAGCGCTGCAGCCCCAGCAATGGGCTGCCTCACCCTACGCCACCCCCGCCCCCGCACTATCGCCTGGAGGACATGGCCATGGCCCACCACTTCCGGGACTCCTACCGACATCCTGAGCCCCGAGAGCTACGGGAACGCCATCGGCCCCTCGGTAAGCAGTGTGAGTGTACCGTCAACCACTCGAGGTCTGAACACGGCGTACgagcctgtgtgtctgtgagcctACGCCCATGTAGACGCCTGCATGTGCTTGTGTTGGAGAGAGTCTGCATGTACTTATTGAGGGGTCCAGTCAGCACCTGCTTGTACCTGTGCTCCAGTGGAAGACGCTGAAGCTGTCAGCACTGCCTTAGCTGTCCAGTAAGGAAATGGGTATAAGGAGCTAGCAGCTGCCCCAGCGCCTATGTAGCCTGACTTGCCCCTCCTCACACACTGAATAGCACTTCAGCAGAGGACCCTAATCCTAGGGTCACCCTCTTGCCCTGGGCAGCCCGAGGCCAGAGTGGCTGAGGGTAAGACTACCAACACGACTGCCTTCCTTTCCTTGAATTCAGAAGTGACCCTCAAGTGGGCCACGtgacctctctgtgcctctgtttcttcctttatCAGAACAGGGATTCTGTGAGGAGGGGGTATTGATAGAGCACCTGGCACACACTCTATGCTAAGGCCAGGCCACTGGTGGCAAGGGCCACAGATAACACAGAACACATGCCGATGATCTTGCACGCTGTCATTTCCCAGTCTGTACCCACACCTCAAAGGAAACCGAGGTCCAAGGAGTATGTGTCTGGCAGCCATGGATGGGCACTGCAACACCTGCGTAACTCCCAAACTCCATCTGTAGAAACCCAGAGATGGCCACCCCTGCCATGCCCTGGTGTGATGGAACATAATGTTAGAAATGAccatccatgggctggagagatggttcagtggttaagaactctgactgctcttccagaggtcctgagttcaattcccagcaaccacatggtagctcacaaccatctgtaatgggatccgatgccctcttctggtgtgtctgaagacagctacagtgtacttgtcatatatataaaataaataaaattcttttaaaaaaagaaagtaaagaaaaaatgacaTCCAGGGTCACTCAGAATGCCAATAGGGTCCCAGAGCAGGGTCAGAAGAggcctttccccacccccacaccttgGAAGCTTCCAGGGCCTGGTCCTAGGCAGCAGGTGACGGCGTCTGGCTCAACGCAGCCGGGTCAGGCAGGTGCTAATTCCCACCCGCTTCTGCTAATGCAAAAATAAACGCCAGCTGTCGTACAGATCTCAGCCTCTATTTTAGTTTGGGCGTTGGCACAGGCCCCTCGTGGGCAGCCAGAGAGGGTGCTGGATGACGGCTGTGGCCACTCCCTGCCCTTCTGCAAACCCAGGGAGGCATTTCAGGTTAGGGTAGTAGGAAGACCTACCTCAGGCGCTGAGACCTGAGAGGCTTTGCCTCCAGAAAGTCTGGATTGGTGCCAGGTCACCTGCACAGCCTCAGTGATGACACTGGGAGCATCTGACACTGCAGGAAAACCAAGACAGGGCCATAATGTCCCTCATGCCCCAGCCAGTGACAACCCACACCCACCGCACCCCATTTGGTCATTCCCGAGGTTACAGATCCAGACTGGCCTTACACCCAACACCGACCTCCTCCGCCACTTTCTGCCTGGTAACTATGGACAGACATGACCCTtcacctgcctcagtttccttgtctgtctgtcataTGGGGAAAAGGACCTTCCCTGCAAGGTCAAGGCTGAGAGAAGGGAACAGCACTGCTTGGGCATACCCCACAAGGTTATTGGGTCAGCTTGGGGCATTTCTTTCTAACTGCTTATTATGCAAGAACTAGGCAggattgggaaactgaggcagggaatGGCAAGATAAGGGCCCCAGCATCCCTTGGAGAATGAGCCATCCTGGATCACTGCTTTGATCCCAAGATCATACTTGGGGCTGGCAAACACCCAGGTCAGAGTTCAGCCTGGGACACTGAGGTAGACACAACCTCCATCTTTCTCCATGGAGCTGACAGTCTGGGAGTGGAGGTCGTAGAATAAACAGGGAGATCTTGTACCTAGAGGCCAGAGACACACATGGCCTGAGGAATTCCAAAGACTGCAGCTGTGGAGGGGCCCTGTGGCCTGGACTTTGCGGAATGCATAGGAGTGCAGATATCTAAGAGGAAGTCATAAACACTCAGAAGTCGAGCAGCTGCACAGAGGCCCTGAGGTTTCTAGGCCGTGATAAGAGAGACCTTTAAAGTGAGTTCCTCTAGAGCTGTCTATCAGAAATGGGCAAAGCGTGGGGAGCTGGGTTAGAACTTTTGTGGGAGGCAGTGAGTCACTGAGGCAGAACCGGGGTGACCTGGTTTTAACCCATTCCCGACCCCCTGGTGTAGGAAGTAGGAGGCTCCTAGGAGTAGAGGGTAGGGGGCGTGAGAGCCAAGTCAGGGCTTGGTTATGGGCAAGGCTGGGACTTGGCATCTGCACGGGGGCCTAACTGTGTGTCGCCCCTTCTGCAGCTATACCTGGGTCTCGACAGGAAGAAGTGATTGACCACAGGCTCACAGAACGTGAGTGGGCGGATGAGTGGAAGCACCTCAACAGCGTGAGTGCCCGGGTGGGGTTGCCAGGCCCTTGTGACTGCAGGAATGTCTGCACTGCTCTGGAGCCTAAGGCTGGGGGGGGACCCACACTGAGTTTGGGCTCCTCTGGGTTCAGCGTCTCCTGGTAGGACCTACCTGCATGCCTACTGGCTGCCCGCCCTTTTATGTGAGGCCTATCTACTGCTGGCCTCTCAGGATGCTGCCAAAGAGTAAAGACAGGGAGACTAAGCCACACACTCCGGCTCTTCCTCCTCTACTGCTTCCTGCTCAGACACGTGCAGAGCAGAGCCCCAGTGATGTAGGACATCTCTGTGGTGGGCGCCTGAGGCCCCGGCCAGGGCAGCTGGATCATGTCTTAATGTTCCCAGGAGCCCCCATTCCTCTGGCCCCCATGCACCTTTCTGTTCGCAAGGCAGACTGAGAGTTTTGAAGGAAACACCCTGAACCCCTACCCTGCATCCAAAGAAGCTCCCATTCGAGTCGGGTGCCCACAGGCACTGGGAGCCCATTCCACTGTTTGTGAGGAGCCAAGGTAGCTTTCTGTGCCCCGCCTTCAGGGACGATGAGCTGGCTCCCTGACCAGCCCTTCATATTGGATGGCCACATCTGGCCACAACCCTGGTTCCAACGTACTGAAGGCCCTGCCACCTGCCTGCAGCTCCTGAACTGCATCATGGACATGGTGGAGAAAACACGGCGGTCCCTCACCGTCCTG of the Apodemus sylvaticus chromosome 21, mApoSyl1.1, whole genome shotgun sequence genome contains:
- the Cbfa2t3 gene encoding protein CBFA2T3 isoform X3, whose product is MPDSPAEVKTQPRSTPPSMPPPPPTSSQGATRPPSFTPHTHGEDGPATSLPHGRFHGCLKWSMVCLLMNGSSHSPTAIHGAPSTPNGFSNGPATSSTASLSTQHLPPACGARQLSKLKRFLTTLQQFGSDISPEIGERVRTLVLGLVNSTLTIEEFHSKLQEATNFPLRPFVIPFLKANLPLLQRELLHCARLAKQTPAQYLAQHEQLLLDASTTSPVDSSELLLEVNENGKRRTPDRTKENGSDRDPLHPDHLSKRSCTLSPAQRCSPSNGLPHPTPPPPPHYRLEDMAMAHHFRDSYRHPEPRELRERHRPLAIPGSRQEEVIDHRLTEREWADEWKHLNSLLNCIMDMVEKTRRSLTVLRRCQEADREELNHWIRCYSDSEDGKKGPTPISARSLNSCSGPEGSQLDVHRDFTPRTLSGYMPEEIWRKAEEAVNEVKRQAMSELQKAVSDAERKAHELITTERAKMERALAEAKRQASEDALTAINQQEDSSESCWNCGRKASETCSGCNAARYCGSFCQHKDWEKHHHVCGQSLQGPAAAVADPLPGQPDATASPSEAGSAGPSRPCSPGPPGPLDAAVPR
- the Cbfa2t3 gene encoding protein CBFA2T3 isoform X4, with amino-acid sequence MSQASTSTLESGTLLSGPRGLQNGSPVMNGSSHSPTAIHGAPSTPNGFSNGPATSSTASLSTQHLPPACGARQLSKLKRFLTTLQQFGSDISPEIGERVRTLVLGLVNSTLTIEEFHSKLQEATNFPLRPFVIPFLKANLPLLQRELLHCARLAKQTPAQYLAQHEQLLLDASTTSPVDSSELLLEVNENGKRRTPDRTKENGSDRDPLHPDHLSKRSCTLSPAQRCSPSNGLPHPTPPPPPHYRLEDMAMAHHFRDSYRHPEPRELRERHRPLAIPGSRQEEVIDHRLTEREWADEWKHLNSLLNCIMDMVEKTRRSLTVLRRCQEADREELNHWIRCYSDSEDGKKGPTPISARSLNSCSGPEGSQLDVHRDFTPRTLSGYMPEEIWRKAEEAVNEVKRQAMSELQKAVSDAERKAHELITTERAKMERALAEAKRQASEDALTAINQQEDSSESCWNCGRKASETCSGCNAARYCGSFCQHKDWEKHHHVCGQSLQGPAAAVADPLPGQPDATASPSEAGSAGPSRPCSPGPPGPLDAAVPR
- the Cbfa2t3 gene encoding protein CBFA2T3 isoform X1; translated protein: MPDSPAEVKTQPRSTPPSMPPPPPTSSQGATRPPSFTPHTLMNGSSHSPTAIHGAPSTPNGFSNGPATSSTASLSTQHLPPACGARQLSKLKRFLTTLQQFGSDISPEIGERVRTLVLGLVNSTLTIEEFHSKLQEATNFPLRPFVIPFLKANLPLLQRELLHCARLAKQTPAQYLAQHEQLLLDASTTSPVDSSELLLEVNENGKRRTPDRTKENGSDRDPLHPDHLSKRSCTLSPAQRCSPSNGLPHPTPPPPPHYRLEDMAMAHHFRDSYRHPEPRELRERHRPLAIPGSRQEEVIDHRLTEREWADEWKHLNSLLNCIMDMVEKTRRSLTVLRRCQEADREELNHWIRCYSDSEDGKKGPTPISARSLNSCSGPEGSQLDVHRDFTPRTLSGYMPEEIWRKAEEAVNEVKRQAMSELQKAVSDAERKAHELITTERAKMERALAEAKRQASEDALTAINQQEDSSESCWNCGRKASETCSGCNAARYCGSFCQHKDWEKHHHVCGQSLQGPAAAVADPLPGQPDATASPSEAGSAGPSRPCSPGPPGPLDAAVPR
- the Cbfa2t3 gene encoding protein CBFA2T3 isoform X5, producing MNGSSHSPTAIHGAPSTPNGFSNGPATSSTASLSTQHLPPACGARQLSKLKRFLTTLQQFGSDISPEIGERVRTLVLGLVNSTLTIEEFHSKLQEATNFPLRPFVIPFLKANLPLLQRELLHCARLAKQTPAQYLAQHEQLLLDASTTSPVDSSELLLEVNENGKRRTPDRTKENGSDRDPLHPDHLSKRSCTLSPAQRCSPSNGLPHPTPPPPPHYRLEDMAMAHHFRDSYRHPEPRELRERHRPLAIPGSRQEEVIDHRLTEREWADEWKHLNSLLNCIMDMVEKTRRSLTVLRRCQEADREELNHWIRCYSDSEDGKKGPTPISARSLNSCSGPEGSQLDVHRDFTPRTLSGYMPEEIWRKAEEAVNEVKRQAMSELQKAVSDAERKAHELITTERAKMERALAEAKRQASEDALTAINQQEDSSESCWNCGRKASETCSGCNAARYCGSFCQHKDWEKHHHVCGQSLQGPAAAVADPLPGQPDATASPSEAGSAGPSRPCSPGPPGPLDAAVPR